DNA sequence from the Lysobacter silvisoli genome:
TGGCCTGCAGACGCGGACCGATCAGCAGGATCGCCGGGATCACGATCACGTAGCCCACGCCCCAGGAGCGCAGCCATGCCAGGACGAACCCGTCGCCCAGGCCGCGATTGAGCGCGATCAGCACGAGGGAGATGATGCCGGTCGTCACCACGCCCATGGAGAGGGCGAA
Encoded proteins:
- a CDS encoding DUF2798 domain-containing protein; amino-acid sequence: MNTAMKRKIAFALSMGVVTTGIISLVLIALNRGLGDGFVLAWLRSWGVGYVIVIPAILLIGPRLQARIDRLIA